The nucleotide window CCTTCCGCACCGGGTCGTTCGCGGCCGGCGCGCGGCTCGTGAACGCGATCAGCGATCTGGCCGGCCTCGAGGACCACCATCCGGACGTCGACCTGCGGTACGATGGCGTGATCGTGCGGCTGATCACGGTCGCGGCCGATTACTACGGCCTGAGCGAGCGCGACCTCGAGCTGGCTCGGCAGATCTCGGCGAAAACGCGCGAGCTGGGCGTCCCCGCCGACCCCGCCACCGTGCAGACGGTCCTCGTAACGATCGATGCATTTGACATCCCCAAGGTGAAGCCGTTCTGGCGTGCCGTGCTTGGGTATCACGATCGCGGGGACAGCCCCGAGGACCTCGTCGACCCCCGTGGCCGCGGAGCGTCTATCTGGTTCCAGAAGATCGACGCTCCAGACCCGCAGGTCAACCGAATCCACCTCGACATCTGGGTGCCACCGGACCAGGCCCAGGCGCGAATCGCCGCCGCGATCGCTGAAGGCGGCCGCCTCGTCACCGACAAGCACGCGCCGGCCTGGTGGACGCTGGCCGATCCCGAGGGCAACCTCGCCGACGTGGCGACGACGATGAGCCGCGACTGAGCGTCTGTCCTGCAAGGCTCCGCACACGCGGACTTCGGGGCCGAGGGCCTACCCAGGCACGCTCGCGGTCGGGAGCAGTAGGGCGAGTTTCTGGCGAAATTCGGAACAAAGTCCGAACGCTCGGCCTGCATTGCGACCGGGAGGCAGCTCCCATGAACACGGTGAAGTGGCGCAGGCTTCGCATGGCAGCGGTCGCCGTGGCGGGCTCCATGCTGTTCGCCGCCATCCTTGCGGTCTCCCCGGATGCCTCAGAGGCCGGGAGGAGCGGGAGCGACACCATGCCGCCCGCACGGAGCGACGGGTCGCCGACGGGGACCCTTCCGGCCGGCACGACGTCCACAACCCTTTCCTTGAACACGGACGAGCCGGCGATGTGCCGGTACTCGACGACGGCGGGGGTGGCGTACAGTCGAATGAAGGACACCTTCTCGACCACGGGAGGGATGTCGCACGCAACAGCGGTCGGGGGACTCCAGGACGGGACCATATTCACGTTCTATGTGCGGTGCCGAGACCTCTCCCGCAACGCCAACCCGGACGATTACCCGATCCGGTTCTCTCTACAATCCGGGGACGATTGCGGTACTCCATCCGCGAACGCCTACGGTACGTGGACGGCTGCCGAAGGGGCGTCGAATCCCCCGTCCTCCGGTCCCGAAGGGACCTGGACGTTCGTTCCGAGCCCGAACGTCGAGTCTACGTCGCCGTCGATCTTCGTCGACAACACCCTCCAGGGGATTGAGGCGATCGCGCCGAACGAGGTCTGGACCGTCGGGTACGCGAACAACCCGGACGGACCGCAATATTCCATCCAGACCCTCGCCCTCCACTGGGACGGAAGCGCCTGGAGCATCGTGGCGACGCCGAACGCTCCCATGGACTGGAATCGGCTCTACGCCGTCGCGGCGACGTCCTCGAACGACGTGTGGGCGGTCGGAGCCTCGCAGGACCTCGCCTACGTCCCTCTGCAGACCCTCATCGAGCACTGGGATGGGACAGCGTGGAGCATCGTGCCCTCCCCGAGCCCGGGCGCCGTCGTGAACGAGCTGAGGGCCGTGGCGGCCGTGTCCGCGAACGACGCCTGGGCCGTTGGCTTCTGCGCCGGATGGTACCGGTCGAGCACGCTCATCGTTCACTGGGACGGGGGGAGCTGGAGCCGGGTCCCGAGCCCGAATCCGAATGCGGCATTCGCGAGCAACGAGCTCTACGGGATCGCGGCGTTCTCCGCGGACGACATCTGGGCCGTCGGGGCTTCGGGCAACTCGACGCACCCCTACGCGCCCCTCGCCCTCCACTGGGACGGCGCGGCGTGGAACACACTCTCGACCGAAGGGCTGGGAGGCGGCGGCTACGGATCGTTTTTCCGGAGCGTCTCGGGGACGGCCTCCGGCGACTTGTTGGCGGTCGGCGCGACCGTCTTCGACGCAGGCCTCGAGGGCGGCATCCGGCATGTGGCCTTCGCCGCTCACTGGGACGGGGCCACGTGGACCCACATCACGGACTTCACCTTCCTAGACCCGGGGGGATACTACTCCTCCTCGAACTTTTACGGCGTCTCGGCGGTCGCGAGCGACTTCGGCTGGGTCGTCGGTGAGGCGGCGGGCGACGCGTGGCTGTTCCACTGGGACGGGACGGGCCTGAAGGAAGTCCCCGCACCGGACCTCCCCTGGTATAACACCCTGTACGCCGTGGACGCCCTGGGGACGGAGATCGCTTGGACGGCCGGCCGGTACGCAATCGAGGGAGAGAGCGGGACGAAGACTCTCACCGAAGTGTACACGGTCCGCTAGGGCGAGGATCCGGACAGCGATTGGGGCTCTGCGGTCGACACGGCACACGGGTTGGAATCGAAGCCACGTGCCG belongs to Thermoplasmata archaeon and includes:
- a CDS encoding VOC family protein, encoding MSDRITTRRFHESQGVEDWRVVGEGACASFRTGSFAAGARLVNAISDLAGLEDHHPDVDLRYDGVIVRLITVAADYYGLSERDLELARQISAKTRELGVPADPATVQTVLVTIDAFDIPKVKPFWRAVLGYHDRGDSPEDLVDPRGRGASIWFQKIDAPDPQVNRIHLDIWVPPDQAQARIAAAIAEGGRLVTDKHAPAWWTLADPEGNLADVATTMSRD